Proteins from a single region of Akkermansiaceae bacterium:
- a CDS encoding DUF1592 domain-containing protein yields MECHGQNGEGVKNKYDDPLHGDRTLASLAKRIDRTMPEDEEELLDAEQSAQVADYIYHAFYSEAAREKSTPPVKQSFSRLTAAQFRNSVADLFADFQPVWSKERGLSVRFTSKGVTALQGMGGGRNTVMRKDGRISFNWGEQSPVPEVLPSDEYSSRWEGSVIAEETGVYEFVIKSQNGVRLHVNNWRDPIIDGWVSSGPDIREEKGTIFLLGGRSYPIILEHFKFKEKASSIELLWKAPNGVLEIIPQRNLVPYSTRETLVVSTPFPADDSSDGYPRGTSISKAWFDSVTNASMSAADVIAERLDSFMWTKKDDPERIPKIKSYFRGVASIAFRQNLSDEEYNSLIEARFAATPDKPDIAIKRVVLAILTSPRFLYPSASEEEKPSQQVIASRLALTMWDSVPSRDLFRRANEGKLGTQEEIRSYANGMLWDPRAKEKLHGFFHHWLEMKDIHNIAKDSKTYPDLNEAVLSDLRRSLTFFIDDIVWNDSGDYRRLLSADYMVLNDRLAAFYKKDPVGPDFKKVAFEGSQRAGVLTHPYLLTSFAYFKDTSPIHRGVFLTRSIVGRALKPPPEAVEFKDAHFDPSWTMREKVTDATRSAACMGCHSEINPLGFALEQYDAVGRWREMDNNKPINTASDYPDDNGGTIRIASPKDIAAFAIGSDTAKKTFIKHLFHHTNKQPLAAFGKDTEKNLVQKFAERGYNVRDMLVESALIATTQGMQPAPPKETASN; encoded by the coding sequence AATATGACGACCCCCTCCATGGCGACAGGACGCTGGCGTCCCTCGCCAAGCGCATCGACCGGACCATGCCGGAGGATGAGGAGGAGCTTCTGGATGCGGAGCAGTCCGCCCAGGTGGCCGACTACATCTACCATGCGTTCTACTCCGAGGCGGCTCGGGAAAAGTCCACCCCACCGGTCAAGCAGAGCTTTTCCCGGCTCACCGCCGCCCAGTTCAGGAACTCGGTGGCGGATCTGTTCGCCGACTTCCAGCCGGTATGGTCGAAGGAGCGCGGCCTGAGCGTCCGCTTCACCAGCAAGGGAGTTACCGCCCTCCAGGGCATGGGCGGAGGCCGCAACACCGTCATGCGGAAGGACGGGCGCATTTCCTTCAACTGGGGCGAGCAAAGCCCGGTCCCGGAGGTCCTGCCGAGCGACGAATACTCCTCCAGATGGGAAGGCTCGGTCATCGCCGAGGAAACCGGCGTGTATGAGTTCGTCATCAAATCCCAGAACGGGGTCCGGCTCCACGTCAACAACTGGCGCGACCCCATCATCGACGGCTGGGTCAGCTCCGGACCGGACATCCGGGAGGAAAAAGGCACCATCTTCCTGCTCGGCGGCCGCTCCTATCCAATCATCCTCGAGCACTTCAAGTTCAAGGAAAAGGCGTCCTCCATCGAACTGCTCTGGAAAGCACCGAACGGCGTGCTGGAGATCATCCCCCAGCGCAATCTGGTCCCCTACTCAACGCGGGAAACCCTTGTGGTTTCCACGCCATTCCCGGCGGACGACTCCAGCGACGGCTATCCCCGTGGCACCTCCATCTCGAAGGCCTGGTTCGACTCCGTCACCAACGCCTCCATGAGCGCCGCCGACGTCATCGCGGAGCGCCTCGATTCGTTCATGTGGACGAAAAAGGACGACCCGGAGCGGATCCCCAAGATCAAGAGCTACTTCCGTGGCGTCGCCTCCATCGCCTTCCGCCAGAACCTCTCCGACGAGGAATACAACTCCCTCATCGAAGCCCGCTTCGCCGCGACCCCGGACAAACCGGACATCGCCATCAAGCGAGTGGTGCTGGCGATCCTGACCTCCCCGCGGTTCCTCTACCCATCCGCCTCCGAGGAGGAAAAACCGAGCCAGCAGGTCATCGCCTCCCGCCTCGCGCTGACCATGTGGGACTCCGTCCCCAGCCGGGACCTGTTCCGCAGGGCGAACGAAGGCAAGCTCGGCACCCAGGAGGAGATCCGCTCCTACGCAAACGGCATGCTGTGGGACCCACGGGCAAAGGAAAAACTCCACGGCTTCTTCCACCATTGGCTGGAAATGAAGGACATCCACAACATCGCCAAGGATTCGAAGACCTATCCGGATCTCAACGAAGCGGTGCTCTCCGATCTCCGCCGCTCGCTCACCTTCTTCATCGATGACATCGTCTGGAACGATTCCGGCGACTACCGGAGGCTCCTGAGCGCGGACTACATGGTGCTCAACGACCGGCTCGCCGCTTTCTACAAGAAAGATCCCGTCGGCCCTGACTTCAAGAAAGTGGCCTTCGAGGGCAGCCAGCGCGCCGGGGTGCTGACCCATCCCTACCTGCTGACCTCCTTCGCCTACTTCAAGGACACCTCGCCCATCCACCGTGGCGTTTTCCTGACCCGCAGCATCGTAGGCCGCGCGCTCAAACCCCCGCCGGAGGCCGTGGAGTTCAAGGACGCCCACTTTGACCCGAGCTGGACCATGCGTGAAAAGGTGACGGACGCCACCCGCTCCGCCGCGTGCATGGGCTGCCACTCTGAGATCAACCCCCTTGGCTTCGCCCTCGAGCAGTATGACGCCGTCGGCCGCTGGCGGGAAATGGACAACAACAAGCCGATCAACACGGCCAGCGATTACCCGGACGACAACGGCGGCACCATCCGCATCGCCTCGCCGAAGGACATCGCCGCCTTCGCCATCGGCAGCGACACCGCGAAGAAGACCTTCATCAAGCACCTCTTCCACCACACCAACAAGCAGCCGCTGGCCGCCTTCGGCAAGGATACCGAGAAGAATCTCGTCCAAAAGTTCGCCGAGCGGGGCTATAATGTGCGGGACATGCTGGTGGAGTCCGCCCTCATCGCGACGACCCAAGGCATGCAACCTGCTCCGCCGAAAGAAACCGCCTCGAACTGA
- a CDS encoding DUF1552 domain-containing protein codes for MTSIPRRDFLRHLGISAAALPFIGGLGSLYGNQGAAPRKKRLVIMFSPNGTVQEKFWPDAVGNDFQFKSILEPLAPFRDKTLLLKGVYNKIQGDGDRHMRGMSCLLTATELAPGNIQGGSDTPAGWASGISIDQEIKNFLQGKAETQTRFGSLEFGVAVPKRADPWTRMSYAGANKPVAPIDDPSQMLGKLYGKMQDKEGLVSVLDHVSGDLKRISTKLSSEDRALLDEHMNLVREMEGEIARQSQQKDMGHPMPEIDPTIELVNDNTPQISRMQIDLLVNSFANDMARVATLQYMRSVGEARMNWLGVQEGHHTLSHEPDNNADAQAKLEKINLWFAGEFAYLAKRLADTPEPGGQGSMLDNTLLVWTNELGKGNSHTLDDIPMVLLGGGGDFTMGRSLVLDKVPHNRLWMTIAKAMGHDLQSFGNTALSDGGALDLVS; via the coding sequence ATGACCTCCATCCCACGCCGCGATTTCCTCCGCCACCTCGGTATCTCCGCCGCAGCCCTGCCCTTCATTGGCGGACTGGGCAGCCTCTATGGCAACCAGGGTGCAGCACCGCGCAAGAAGCGGCTGGTGATCATGTTCTCCCCGAACGGCACGGTTCAGGAGAAATTCTGGCCGGACGCGGTGGGCAATGATTTCCAGTTCAAGTCGATCCTTGAGCCGCTCGCCCCGTTCCGTGACAAGACCCTCCTCCTGAAGGGCGTCTATAACAAGATCCAGGGTGACGGCGACCGCCACATGCGCGGCATGTCCTGCCTCCTGACCGCGACGGAACTCGCCCCCGGCAACATCCAGGGTGGATCCGACACCCCGGCCGGCTGGGCCAGCGGCATCTCCATCGACCAGGAGATCAAGAATTTCCTCCAGGGCAAGGCGGAGACGCAGACGCGCTTCGGCTCGCTGGAGTTCGGCGTGGCCGTGCCAAAGCGCGCGGACCCATGGACCAGGATGTCCTATGCCGGCGCCAACAAGCCCGTCGCCCCGATCGACGATCCTTCCCAGATGCTCGGCAAGCTGTATGGCAAGATGCAGGACAAGGAGGGTCTCGTCAGCGTGCTCGATCACGTGAGCGGCGACCTCAAGCGCATTTCCACCAAGCTCAGCAGCGAGGACCGTGCCCTGCTGGATGAGCACATGAACCTGGTGCGCGAGATGGAGGGCGAGATCGCCCGCCAGAGCCAGCAGAAGGACATGGGCCACCCGATGCCGGAGATCGACCCGACCATCGAGCTGGTCAACGACAATACGCCGCAGATCTCCCGCATGCAGATCGACCTGCTGGTGAACTCCTTCGCCAACGACATGGCCCGCGTGGCCACGCTGCAATACATGCGCTCCGTGGGTGAGGCCCGCATGAACTGGCTGGGCGTGCAGGAAGGCCACCACACGCTTTCCCACGAGCCGGACAACAACGCGGACGCGCAGGCGAAGCTGGAGAAGATCAACCTCTGGTTCGCCGGAGAGTTCGCCTACCTCGCGAAGCGCCTGGCCGACACTCCCGAGCCTGGCGGACAGGGCAGCATGCTGGACAACACGCTGCTCGTCTGGACCAATGAACTCGGCAAGGGCAACAGCCACACCCTGGACGACATCCCGATGGTGCTCCTCGGCGGTGGCGGCGACTTCACCATGGGCCGTTCGCTAGTGCTGGACAAGGTGCCTCACAACCGCCTGTGGATGACCATCGCCAAGGCCATGGGCCACGATCTCCAGAGCTTCGGCAACACGGCGCTGTCAGATGGCGGCGCGCTGGACTTGGTTTCCTGA